Proteins co-encoded in one Streptomyces sp. JH34 genomic window:
- a CDS encoding globin: MTEIPRDTLQEQTFYEQVGGEQTFRRLVHRFYQGVADDPLLRPMYPEADLGPAEERFALFLMQYWGGPRTYSDRRGHPRLRMRHAPFQVDRAAHDAWLGHMRVALDELGLSPAHERQLWDYLTYAAASMVNTAD, translated from the coding sequence GTGACTGAGATTCCGCGCGACACGCTTCAGGAGCAGACCTTCTACGAGCAGGTCGGCGGCGAGCAGACGTTCCGGCGCCTGGTGCACCGCTTCTACCAGGGCGTCGCCGACGACCCGCTGCTGCGGCCGATGTACCCGGAGGCCGATCTGGGCCCGGCCGAGGAGCGCTTCGCGCTGTTCCTGATGCAGTACTGGGGCGGTCCGCGCACCTACAGCGACCGGCGGGGGCATCCCCGGTTGCGGATGCGGCACGCCCCGTTCCAGGTGGACAGGGCGGCGCACGACGCCTGGCTCGGCCACATGCGGGTGGCCCTCGACGAACTCGGCCTCTCACCCGCGCACGAGCGGCAGTTGTGGGACTACCTCACCTACGCCGCCGCCTCCATGGTCAACACCGCGGACTGA
- a CDS encoding VWA domain-containing protein → MANFSKSNVPQFSVEVYQNEYLPEGGRDVNAIVTVTSTGGGTTGGVPLADGARRSARVPGQAPDAAVVLMVDCSGSMDYPPTKMRNAREATAAAVDTLRDGTRFAVVAGTHTAKDVYPGNGQLATAGPATKAQAKEALRRLGAGGGTAIGTWLRLADRLLGAAEVDIRHGILLTDGRNEHESPEDLRAALDSCAGRFTCDARGVGTDWEVKEVTAIASALLGTADIVADPAELAADFTKMMENTMGKEVADVALRLWTPVGVQIVFVKQVAPTVAELTGRRTEAGPRAGDYPTGSWGDESRDYHVCVRVPEAGIGQEMLAARVSLILPPASADGVPQTLSQGLVRAVWTDDMAASTSINPQVAHYTGQAELAQVIQQGLDARKSGDFDGATAKLGRAVQLASASGNADTAKLLSKVVDVVDAATGTVRLKARVADADEMTLETRSTKTVRVKK, encoded by the coding sequence ATGGCCAACTTCTCCAAGTCCAACGTGCCGCAGTTCTCCGTCGAGGTGTACCAGAACGAGTACCTGCCCGAGGGCGGCCGTGACGTCAACGCGATCGTCACCGTCACCTCCACGGGCGGGGGTACGACCGGCGGTGTACCGCTGGCCGACGGGGCTCGGCGGTCCGCGCGCGTCCCGGGGCAGGCTCCGGACGCCGCCGTGGTGCTCATGGTCGACTGCTCGGGTTCGATGGACTACCCGCCGACGAAGATGCGCAACGCGCGTGAGGCGACGGCCGCGGCCGTCGACACCCTGCGTGACGGCACCCGGTTCGCCGTCGTCGCGGGAACGCACACCGCCAAGGACGTGTACCCGGGCAACGGGCAGCTGGCGACGGCCGGCCCGGCGACCAAGGCCCAGGCGAAGGAGGCCCTCCGGCGGCTCGGCGCGGGCGGCGGCACCGCGATCGGGACCTGGCTGAGGCTGGCCGACCGGCTCCTCGGGGCCGCCGAGGTGGACATCCGGCACGGCATCCTCCTCACGGACGGACGCAACGAGCACGAGTCCCCGGAGGATCTGCGGGCCGCTCTGGATTCCTGTGCGGGCCGGTTCACCTGCGACGCGAGAGGCGTCGGCACGGACTGGGAGGTGAAAGAGGTCACAGCGATCGCCTCGGCGCTGCTCGGCACGGCGGACATCGTGGCCGATCCGGCGGAGCTCGCCGCGGACTTCACGAAGATGATGGAGAACACGATGGGCAAGGAGGTCGCGGACGTCGCGCTGCGGCTCTGGACCCCCGTCGGAGTCCAGATCGTGTTCGTCAAGCAGGTGGCGCCCACGGTCGCCGAACTGACCGGCCGCCGCACCGAGGCGGGACCGCGTGCCGGGGACTATCCGACCGGCTCCTGGGGCGACGAGTCCCGGGACTACCACGTGTGCGTCAGGGTTCCGGAGGCCGGCATCGGCCAGGAGATGCTGGCGGCCCGGGTCTCGCTGATCCTGCCGCCCGCCTCCGCCGACGGTGTTCCGCAGACCCTCTCGCAGGGACTCGTGCGAGCGGTGTGGACGGACGACATGGCCGCGTCCACCTCGATCAACCCCCAGGTGGCGCACTACACAGGACAGGCGGAACTGGCACAAGTCATCCAGCAGGGGCTCGATGCGCGGAAATCGGGCGACTTCGACGGCGCGACGGCGAAACTGGGCCGTGCGGTGCAGCTCGCGTCGGCCTCCGGAAATGCGGATACCGCGAAACTGCTTTCGAAGGTGGTCGACGTCGTCGACGCGGCGACCGGTACTGTGCGACTGAAAGCGAGGGTCGCGGATGCGGACGAGATGACACTCGAAACGCGCTCGACCAAGACGGTTCGCGTCAAGAAGTAG
- a CDS encoding serine/threonine-protein kinase, which yields MSTECQRPTCEGGYEDMGGGELYCDTCGLAPVVSPTGLVSSPPTGIAGGKRAAGVRGDSASQRTGSQASARASARSSTSRRSVSGRLSRSLSGSPTSRSVSVRSSGTSTGSASGRGRLGAGLVLVPDVPRPDPHTAVMEKPEVPERKRFCSRSDCGAPVGRARGERPGRTEGFCTKCGHPYSFVPKLRGGDIVHGQYEVAGCLAHGGLGWVYLAVDRAVSDRWVVLKGLLDTGDQDAMAAAISERRFLAEIEHSNIVRIYNFVEHLDQRTGSLDGYIVMEYVGGKSLKEIANELRTPAGRRDPLPVEQACAYGIEALEALGHLHSRNLLYCDFKVDNAIQTEDQLKLIDMGAVRRMDDAESAIYGTVGYQAPEVAEAGPSVASDLYTVARTLAVLTFDFQGYTNVFVDSLPDPDNIEVFRRYESFYRLLVRATDPDPARRFSSAGEMAEQLTGVLREVIALQTGRPRPALSTLFGVEMRVTDTELFARLTGDVSRLGVRTDPSRGGRFGRRRATAARAVALPAPAPSAAPAPPVAAPQAMGAAPLYAPDTHVRGSTGSGARGGAAAHAPSRAPVPAPRPAVPDSGALPPVFPGAGPRLAEFDARATSLALPVPRVDPNDPNAGFLAGVMTSAPAELISALHSVPAASLETRLRELRARLEMRELDAAVRALAAVETQHQDDWRVVWYRGVTSLVTGDHVNAALSFDAVYDAFPGEPAPKLALGVCAEVLGQLDNAAEYYRLVWATDPGFVSSAFGLARVQIAAGDRAAAVRTLESVPESSIHYTAARVAAVRARLRGRAPQEPLLHDLSAAADQVTALRGYGLDAVRRERLSTEVLGTALDWVLSGGPTAQPAAPSSPAAGGPGTVLGSELDERGLRSGLERSYRMLARLAQRGDERIELVERANRLRPRTWV from the coding sequence ATGAGTACGGAGTGCCAGCGCCCCACCTGTGAGGGCGGCTACGAGGACATGGGCGGCGGCGAGCTGTACTGCGACACCTGCGGCCTCGCGCCGGTCGTGTCGCCGACGGGCCTGGTGAGTTCGCCGCCCACCGGCATCGCGGGCGGGAAGAGGGCGGCCGGCGTCCGGGGTGACAGCGCCTCGCAGCGAACAGGTTCGCAGGCGTCCGCGCGCGCGTCGGCCCGCTCCTCGACCTCCCGGCGATCGGTGTCCGGGAGGCTGTCCCGCTCGTTGTCGGGAAGCCCCACGTCCCGCTCCGTCTCGGTGCGCTCCTCGGGCACGTCCACGGGCTCCGCCTCCGGGCGCGGCCGGCTGGGCGCGGGCCTGGTACTCGTCCCCGACGTGCCGCGGCCCGATCCGCACACCGCGGTGATGGAGAAGCCGGAGGTCCCCGAGCGGAAGCGGTTCTGCTCGCGTTCCGACTGCGGCGCGCCGGTGGGCCGGGCCCGCGGCGAACGGCCGGGCCGTACCGAGGGGTTCTGCACCAAGTGCGGCCACCCCTACTCCTTCGTGCCGAAGCTGCGCGGCGGTGACATCGTGCACGGGCAGTACGAGGTGGCCGGCTGCCTGGCACACGGAGGGCTCGGCTGGGTCTATCTGGCGGTGGACAGGGCGGTCTCCGACCGCTGGGTGGTCCTCAAGGGCCTGCTGGACACCGGGGACCAGGACGCCATGGCCGCGGCCATCTCGGAGCGGCGCTTCCTCGCGGAGATCGAGCACTCCAACATCGTCCGCATCTACAACTTCGTGGAGCACCTCGACCAGCGCACGGGTTCGCTCGACGGCTACATAGTGATGGAGTACGTCGGCGGGAAATCGCTCAAGGAGATCGCCAACGAGCTCCGCACACCGGCCGGGAGGCGGGATCCGCTGCCGGTGGAACAGGCCTGCGCCTACGGGATCGAGGCGCTGGAGGCGCTCGGCCACCTGCACAGCCGCAACCTGCTGTACTGCGACTTCAAGGTCGACAACGCGATCCAGACCGAGGACCAGCTCAAGCTCATCGACATGGGCGCGGTGCGCCGGATGGACGACGCCGAGTCGGCCATCTACGGGACCGTCGGCTACCAGGCACCCGAGGTGGCCGAGGCCGGCCCGTCGGTGGCCTCGGACCTCTACACGGTCGCCCGGACGCTCGCGGTGCTGACCTTCGACTTCCAGGGGTACACGAACGTCTTCGTGGACTCGCTGCCCGATCCGGACAACATCGAGGTGTTCCGGAGGTACGAGTCGTTCTACCGGCTGCTCGTGCGGGCCACCGACCCGGACCCGGCACGCCGGTTCTCCTCGGCCGGGGAGATGGCGGAGCAGCTGACGGGTGTGCTGCGGGAGGTGATCGCCCTGCAGACGGGGCGTCCGCGCCCGGCGCTCTCGACCCTGTTCGGCGTCGAGATGCGCGTGACGGACACGGAGTTGTTCGCGCGACTGACCGGAGACGTGTCGCGGCTCGGCGTCCGGACCGACCCGTCCCGCGGCGGGCGCTTCGGAAGACGCCGTGCGACGGCCGCGCGGGCGGTCGCCCTCCCCGCCCCGGCTCCGAGCGCGGCGCCGGCTCCTCCCGTCGCGGCCCCGCAGGCGATGGGCGCCGCCCCGCTGTACGCGCCCGACACACATGTCCGGGGCAGCACCGGAAGCGGGGCCCGGGGTGGCGCCGCGGCCCACGCCCCGTCCCGGGCGCCCGTGCCGGCCCCCCGTCCGGCGGTCCCGGACTCCGGGGCGCTGCCGCCCGTGTTCCCCGGCGCGGGTCCCCGGCTCGCCGAGTTCGACGCGCGGGCGACGTCGCTGGCCCTGCCGGTCCCCCGGGTCGACCCGAACGATCCCAACGCCGGGTTCCTCGCCGGGGTGATGACCTCGGCGCCCGCGGAGCTGATCTCCGCGCTGCACTCCGTGCCCGCCGCCTCGCTCGAGACCCGGCTGCGGGAGCTGCGCGCCCGCCTGGAGATGCGCGAACTCGACGCAGCGGTACGGGCGCTGGCGGCGGTCGAGACGCAGCACCAGGACGACTGGCGCGTCGTCTGGTACCGCGGTGTCACCTCGCTGGTGACCGGTGACCACGTGAACGCCGCGCTGTCCTTCGACGCGGTCTACGACGCCTTCCCCGGCGAGCCCGCGCCGAAGCTCGCGCTGGGGGTGTGCGCGGAGGTGCTGGGTCAGCTGGACAACGCGGCGGAGTACTACCGCCTGGTGTGGGCGACGGATCCCGGTTTCGTCAGCTCGGCGTTCGGCCTGGCCCGGGTACAGATCGCCGCCGGGGACCGGGCGGCGGCGGTGCGCACCCTGGAGTCGGTGCCGGAGTCGTCGATCCACTACACGGCGGCCCGGGTGGCCGCGGTGCGGGCCAGGCTCCGCGGGCGCGCACCGCAGGAGCCGCTGCTCCACGACCTGTCCGCCGCCGCGGACCAGGTGACCGCGCTGCGGGGCTACGGCCTGGACGCGGTGAGACGCGAACGGTTGTCGACCGAGGTACTGGGTACGGCACTTGACTGGGTACTCTCCGGTGGTCCCACGGCTCAGCCGGCGGCTCCGTCCTCCCCCGCGGCCGGGGGGCCGGGGACGGTCCTGGGCAGCGAGCTGGACGAGCGGGGTCTCAGATCCGGTCTCGAACGCTCGTACCGGATGCTCGCCCGGCTCGCGCAGCGGGGCGACGAGAGGATCGAACTGGTGGAGCGGGCCAACCGCCTCCGCCCCCGGACCTGGGTGTGA
- a CDS encoding FtsX-like permease family protein, with protein sequence MTGFVLLRVRAHRLLLSAALLAVLLTTCVLSALTAFSGSMGDAALRHTLTHRSAERAALFVSADVERGERAEADSAVRRAARDTFDGLPVTVRKLESSGPYALPRELRVPAARRDQPDLTHLASLDRSRVRLVAGRMPDTGAGGAQDPVQVALPRTAAEALKLEPGSRVTLTDRLAETPLPVEITGLYEPSDLDDPYWRLDPLGGRGVRKVVFTTYGPLLADPAVLGSGRVGDGPVSWLAAADFRTVTTGRTDALHRASTDGPKELSASALFGDGATVRTSLPTVIDQVGRALLVSRSTIMIVAVQLVLLAGYALLLVARLLSSERDGETELLRARGGSRGRIAALAAVEALLLAVPAAAVAPLLAGPLTRLLADRSALGRIGLRLDGGVDGTVWLVAGGVALACALAVVAPALAAGARERRGARAAALPTPVRAGADIGLLLIAGVAYWQLDRQTGASAGGALSGDREGELGIDPLLVAAPALALLAGTVLTLRLLPPAARLAERRAAGGRGLSAALAGWQFSRRPLRGAGPVLLLVLSVAMGMLAIGQSATWDRSQGDQADFRSGASVRVVGTLSGDPAKAAAYTGLPGVREAAPAFRTTADLSGGRTAEVLALDTAHADERMLMREDLSGTSPQGLFDAIAPRSTTRTGVVLPQDSEQVLFDVRVRDTSASGGKSPSGSTGLVSVLLEDRYGIGYRVGAGSVPVDGRTHSLSFPVSASGELAVTGFELDSDVPEGRAETRVVSLTGLRAVTAGGDERPATAAGGVRWQAKATMAAAGEEQAAEPPVAVTGSGASPAFQYETGHTAADDGYYGDPVSTLRVTAARPAAPALKAVATDAYLTYAGAKPGQEVDLTLAGNTVRVTLVKSVRELPTTGPGAVSGAPEGASEDVSTKPGGGLLLDLRAVSEVLAHREGAALAPTEWWLSTAPGDGAEVAAALRALPGTDPAQVRVRDEVARELADDPLGAGPQAALLAVAVVAAALAAVGFAVGLVGSQRERSAEFAVLRALGTPRRRMARMTAAEQGVLITLALLIGLALGAALTRAVVPLVVLTGQAARPVPDVLVLLPAGQVAVLLASVAALPLLIVAALTLRRADPAVSLRHQGDN encoded by the coding sequence GTGACGGGGTTCGTCCTTCTACGGGTGCGTGCGCACCGGCTCCTGCTCAGCGCAGCCCTCCTGGCCGTCCTCCTGACCACGTGCGTGCTGTCCGCGCTCACCGCGTTCTCCGGTTCGATGGGCGACGCGGCTCTGCGGCACACGCTCACCCACCGCTCCGCCGAGCGGGCCGCGCTCTTCGTCTCCGCCGACGTGGAACGCGGGGAGCGCGCGGAGGCCGACTCCGCGGTGCGCCGGGCGGCCCGCGACACCTTCGACGGACTGCCGGTGACCGTGCGGAAGCTGGAGAGCTCGGGGCCGTACGCGCTGCCGCGCGAACTGCGGGTGCCTGCCGCGCGGCGCGACCAGCCCGACCTGACGCATCTCGCCTCGCTCGACCGCAGCCGGGTCCGCCTGGTCGCGGGACGCATGCCGGACACGGGGGCCGGGGGCGCCCAGGACCCCGTGCAGGTGGCGTTGCCGCGCACCGCCGCCGAGGCACTGAAGCTGGAGCCGGGTTCCCGCGTCACCCTCACGGACCGGCTGGCGGAGACGCCGCTCCCGGTCGAGATCACCGGTCTCTACGAGCCGTCGGACCTGGACGACCCGTACTGGCGGCTGGACCCGCTCGGCGGGCGCGGTGTCCGCAAGGTCGTCTTCACCACGTACGGCCCGCTGCTGGCCGACCCGGCCGTCCTCGGTTCGGGCCGGGTCGGCGACGGTCCGGTGTCCTGGCTGGCCGCCGCCGACTTCCGTACGGTGACGACGGGCCGTACCGACGCGCTGCACCGGGCGTCGACGGACGGGCCGAAGGAGCTGTCCGCCTCGGCGCTGTTCGGGGACGGGGCCACGGTGCGTACCTCGCTGCCGACCGTCATCGACCAGGTCGGGCGCGCGCTGCTGGTGTCCCGCTCGACGATCATGATCGTCGCCGTGCAGCTGGTCCTGCTCGCCGGGTACGCCCTGCTGCTGGTGGCCAGGCTGCTGAGCAGCGAACGCGACGGTGAGACCGAACTGCTGCGGGCCCGGGGCGGATCCAGGGGGCGGATCGCCGCGCTGGCCGCGGTCGAGGCCCTGCTGCTCGCGGTGCCCGCCGCCGCCGTCGCGCCGCTGCTCGCCGGTCCGCTGACCCGGCTGCTGGCGGACCGGAGCGCGCTCGGCCGGATCGGACTGCGGCTCGACGGCGGGGTGGACGGCACGGTCTGGCTGGTGGCCGGCGGTGTCGCGCTGGCCTGTGCGCTCGCCGTCGTCGCCCCCGCCCTGGCGGCGGGCGCGCGAGAGCGCCGCGGCGCCCGGGCGGCCGCGCTGCCCACCCCGGTGCGGGCGGGCGCCGACATCGGGCTGCTGCTGATCGCCGGTGTGGCGTACTGGCAGCTGGACCGGCAGACCGGGGCGTCCGCCGGCGGTGCGCTCAGCGGCGACCGCGAGGGCGAGCTCGGCATCGATCCGCTCCTGGTCGCCGCACCGGCGCTGGCGCTGCTCGCGGGCACCGTGCTGACCCTGCGTCTGCTCCCCCCGGCCGCCCGGCTCGCCGAGCGTCGCGCGGCGGGCGGCCGGGGGCTGTCCGCGGCCCTGGCCGGCTGGCAGTTCAGCCGCAGGCCGCTGCGCGGCGCGGGCCCGGTGCTGCTGCTCGTCCTGTCGGTCGCGATGGGCATGCTGGCCATCGGCCAGAGTGCGACCTGGGACCGTTCGCAGGGCGACCAGGCGGACTTCAGGTCGGGCGCGTCGGTGCGTGTGGTGGGCACCCTGTCCGGCGATCCGGCGAAGGCGGCGGCGTACACGGGCCTCCCGGGCGTACGGGAGGCGGCACCGGCGTTCCGCACGACGGCCGATCTGTCCGGCGGCCGGACGGCCGAGGTGCTCGCCCTGGACACGGCGCACGCGGACGAGCGGATGCTGATGCGCGAGGACCTCTCCGGTACGTCACCACAGGGGCTGTTCGACGCGATCGCCCCCCGGAGTACGACACGGACCGGGGTCGTCCTGCCCCAGGACAGTGAGCAGGTGCTGTTCGACGTGCGGGTCCGTGACACCTCGGCGTCAGGCGGGAAGTCGCCGTCCGGCTCGACGGGCCTGGTCAGTGTGCTGCTGGAGGACCGTTACGGCATCGGGTACCGGGTCGGGGCGGGGAGCGTCCCCGTCGACGGCCGCACGCACAGCCTGTCCTTTCCCGTGTCGGCGTCGGGTGAACTGGCGGTGACGGGCTTCGAGCTGGACAGCGACGTACCCGAGGGCCGCGCCGAGACGCGTGTGGTCTCGCTGACCGGGCTCAGGGCCGTGACCGCGGGCGGGGACGAGCGGCCGGCCACCGCTGCGGGCGGGGTGCGCTGGCAGGCGAAGGCGACCATGGCGGCGGCCGGGGAGGAGCAGGCCGCGGAGCCACCGGTGGCGGTGACGGGCTCGGGTGCCTCACCGGCCTTCCAGTACGAGACCGGTCACACCGCCGCGGACGACGGCTACTACGGCGACCCGGTCAGCACCCTCCGCGTCACCGCGGCGCGCCCCGCGGCGCCCGCGCTCAAGGCGGTGGCCACCGACGCGTATCTGACGTACGCGGGCGCGAAGCCGGGCCAGGAGGTCGACCTCACGCTGGCGGGCAACACGGTCCGGGTCACCTTGGTGAAGTCCGTGCGGGAGCTGCCGACCACAGGCCCGGGGGCGGTCTCCGGGGCGCCCGAGGGCGCCTCGGAGGACGTGTCCACGAAGCCGGGCGGCGGTCTGCTGCTGGACCTCAGGGCGGTGTCGGAGGTGCTCGCCCACCGGGAGGGGGCCGCCCTCGCGCCCACCGAGTGGTGGTTGAGCACCGCACCCGGCGACGGCGCCGAGGTGGCGGCGGCACTACGGGCGCTGCCCGGCACGGATCCCGCGCAGGTGCGGGTGCGGGACGAGGTGGCGCGGGAACTGGCGGACGATCCGCTGGGGGCCGGTCCGCAGGCCGCGCTGCTGGCCGTCGCCGTGGTGGCGGCGGCACTCGCGGCGGTCGGGTTCGCCGTCGGCCTCGTCGGCTCGCAGCGCGAACGGAGCGCCGAATTCGCGGTGTTGCGGGCGCTGGGCACCCCACGCCGGCGGATGGCCCGGATGACGGCCGCCGAACAGGGTGTGCTGATCACCCTGGCCCTGCTGATCGGTCTCGCCCTCGGGGCGGCGCTCACCCGGGCCGTCGTACCGCTCGTCGTGCTGACCGGGCAGGCCGCCCGGCCCGTACCGGACGTGCTGGTGCTGCTGCCTGCCGGCCAGGTCGCGGTCCTGCTCGCCTCGGTCGCCGCACTGCCGCTGTTGATCGTCGCGGCGCTCACACTGCGCCGCGCCGATCCTGCGGTGTCGCTGCGCCACCAGGGGGACAACTGA
- a CDS encoding FHA domain-containing protein: MPTCPNGHQSGSEDWCEVCGHRMAGTSAPAGAVPPPPPPPPARGYGYPPQGGGPTAQAELCPQCRTPREAMAPYCEECRWNFLTNTATSYTPLAPQGGTGAPPGLNLPPGFQAQQGPPPQQQRDPFEYQGSRPSQVNRPAEPLSPDQAGRPGPPPPPPSFQQGPPPPPSFQQQSPSPFESQGQSPSPFEPGQLGRGPQGPGQGGPPSPFDPQGRPAGPGEQVPGQQGPQGAGEQGPGPGAPGPGAPGPGTPGPQGPGRSGPPSPFEPQRQGPPPPSFQQQSAPPAPPRPQAPGTGGGDDWMLPPPSRQQPPAAFQQGPQSPQAPQSPQAPQSPQQQFPGQGPAQGGQDQGPGSWTAVIAPDRDYFLAMMQRSGPEATGLNLPAYSPEQRLALTGNQITIGRRRHSTGESPDIDLAVPPEDPGVSHQHAVLVQQPDGTWAVVDQNSTNGTTLNGAEDPIQPYVPVPLQDGDQVHVGAWTTITVRRD; encoded by the coding sequence ATGCCGACCTGCCCGAACGGACACCAGTCGGGTTCCGAGGACTGGTGCGAGGTCTGCGGACATCGCATGGCCGGGACGAGCGCGCCCGCGGGCGCGGTCCCGCCGCCGCCTCCCCCGCCGCCCGCACGCGGTTACGGCTACCCGCCGCAGGGCGGTGGACCGACCGCGCAGGCCGAGCTCTGCCCGCAGTGCCGCACCCCGCGTGAGGCGATGGCGCCGTACTGCGAGGAGTGCCGCTGGAACTTCCTCACGAACACGGCGACGTCGTACACCCCGCTGGCCCCGCAGGGCGGAACCGGCGCCCCGCCCGGACTGAATCTTCCGCCCGGTTTCCAGGCGCAGCAGGGACCGCCGCCGCAGCAGCAGCGGGATCCGTTCGAGTACCAGGGCTCCCGGCCCTCCCAGGTGAACCGGCCGGCCGAGCCGCTGTCGCCCGATCAGGCCGGCCGTCCGGGTCCGCCGCCGCCTCCCCCGTCGTTCCAGCAGGGGCCGCCGCCCCCGCCGTCGTTCCAGCAGCAGTCGCCGTCCCCGTTCGAATCGCAGGGGCAGTCGCCGTCCCCGTTCGAACCGGGACAGCTCGGCCGTGGCCCGCAGGGCCCCGGTCAGGGTGGCCCCCCGTCACCGTTCGACCCGCAGGGCCGTCCGGCCGGGCCGGGAGAGCAGGTCCCGGGCCAGCAGGGTCCCCAGGGTGCCGGTGAGCAGGGTCCCGGCCCGGGTGCTCCCGGCCCGGGTGCTCCCGGCCCGGGTACTCCCGGCCCGCAGGGTCCCGGCCGGTCCGGCCCGCCGTCGCCGTTCGAGCCGCAGCGGCAGGGGCCGCCGCCGCCGTCGTTCCAGCAGCAGTCCGCACCGCCCGCGCCCCCACGGCCGCAGGCGCCGGGGACCGGCGGGGGCGACGACTGGATGCTGCCCCCGCCTTCGCGACAGCAGCCGCCGGCCGCCTTCCAGCAGGGTCCCCAGTCGCCCCAGGCGCCGCAGTCGCCCCAGGCGCCCCAGTCTCCGCAGCAGCAGTTCCCCGGCCAGGGCCCCGCCCAGGGCGGACAGGACCAGGGCCCGGGCAGCTGGACCGCCGTGATCGCGCCGGACCGTGACTACTTCCTGGCGATGATGCAGCGCAGCGGCCCCGAGGCGACGGGGCTCAACCTGCCCGCGTACTCCCCGGAACAGCGCCTCGCGCTCACCGGCAACCAGATCACGATCGGCCGCCGCCGTCACAGCACCGGCGAATCCCCCGACATCGATCTCGCGGTGCCCCCGGAGGACCCGGGCGTCTCGCACCAGCACGCCGTGCTGGTGCAGCAGCCGGACGGCACCTGGGCCGTCGTGGACCAGAACTCCACCAACGGCACCACGCTGAACGGCGCCGAGGACCCGATCCAGCCCTACGTCCCCGTTCCGCTCCAGGACGGTGACCAGGTGCATGTCGGGGCCTGGACGACGATCACGGTCCGCCGCGACTGA
- a CDS encoding PP2C family serine/threonine-protein phosphatase has protein sequence MSQSHQQTSLPGCPSCEEPLESGDRFCGACGYDLSAVPAPPGDRPTVAVSVPAQGVGTPVAAGQVEWPRASETDSSDLPAPTHRPADVPGVDSGGKPLPLAEGPAVRFDGPDAPGASASEGPDGSSGDFELAAPDPRTVEHATAGGSVAGAKVCVACRSGHVDADGYCENCGHAQPRERDHMEKELDSVAAVSDRGLRHHRNEDAFAVSSTALPDGSPAVVAIVCDGVSSASRPDEASAAAASAANESLLESLPRGTHPQQAMHEAIVAASEAVNSLAQGPGQALEHDQHRHQNAPACTLVGAVMAGGLLIVGWVGDSRVYWVPEDRSHPPARLTEDDSWAAQMVAAGLMNEAEAYADERAHAITGWLGADAYELEPHTASFKPDRPGLVVVCTDGLWNYAESAEEMAAAVPSDAYERPLHGAQVLVGHALDGGGHDNVTVALLPFAVAAPGAGSA, from the coding sequence ATGTCACAGAGCCACCAGCAGACCTCCTTGCCGGGGTGCCCCAGCTGCGAGGAACCGCTGGAGTCGGGCGACCGATTCTGCGGCGCGTGCGGGTACGACCTCTCGGCCGTGCCCGCGCCTCCCGGCGACCGTCCGACGGTCGCCGTCTCCGTGCCGGCGCAGGGCGTCGGCACGCCGGTCGCCGCCGGGCAGGTGGAGTGGCCGCGCGCCTCCGAGACGGACAGCTCCGATCTGCCGGCGCCCACGCACCGCCCGGCCGACGTGCCGGGCGTGGACTCGGGCGGGAAGCCCCTGCCCCTCGCGGAAGGGCCGGCGGTCCGCTTCGACGGGCCGGACGCCCCGGGGGCCTCCGCCTCCGAGGGCCCGGACGGCTCCTCGGGCGACTTCGAGCTGGCCGCGCCCGATCCCCGGACCGTGGAACACGCCACGGCCGGCGGCTCGGTGGCCGGTGCGAAGGTCTGCGTGGCCTGCCGTTCGGGTCATGTGGACGCCGACGGCTACTGCGAGAACTGCGGCCATGCCCAGCCCCGCGAGCGTGACCACATGGAGAAGGAGCTCGATTCGGTCGCGGCGGTGAGCGACCGGGGTCTGCGCCACCACCGCAACGAGGACGCGTTCGCGGTGTCGTCCACCGCCCTGCCGGACGGCTCCCCCGCCGTCGTCGCCATCGTGTGCGACGGCGTCTCGTCGGCGAGCCGGCCGGACGAGGCGTCGGCTGCCGCGGCGAGCGCGGCCAACGAGTCGTTGCTGGAGTCGCTGCCCCGCGGCACGCATCCGCAGCAGGCCATGCACGAGGCGATCGTGGCGGCGTCCGAGGCCGTGAACTCCCTGGCGCAGGGACCAGGTCAGGCGCTGGAGCACGATCAGCACCGGCATCAGAACGCCCCGGCCTGCACTCTGGTCGGCGCGGTCATGGCGGGCGGTCTGCTGATCGTCGGCTGGGTCGGTGACAGCCGCGTCTACTGGGTCCCCGAGGACCGGTCCCACCCGCCGGCCAGGCTCACGGAGGACGATTCCTGGGCCGCGCAGATGGTGGCGGCCGGTCTGATGAACGAGGCGGAGGCGTACGCCGACGAGCGCGCCCACGCCATCACGGGGTGGCTCGGCGCCGACGCGTACGAACTGGAGCCCCACACCGCGTCGTTCAAACCGGACCGGCCCGGCCTGGTGGTGGTGTGCACCGACGGCCTGTGGAACTACGCGGAGTCGGCGGAGGAGATGGCCGCGGCCGTGCCGTCCGACGCGTACGAACGGCCCCTGCACGGCGCCCAGGTGCTGGTCGGTCACGCGCTCGACGGCGGGGGCCACGACAACGTAACAGTGGCGCTGCTGCCGTTCGCCGTGGCGGCACCGGGGGCAGGATCCGCCTGA